The following coding sequences lie in one Sorghum bicolor cultivar BTx623 chromosome 6, Sorghum_bicolor_NCBIv3, whole genome shotgun sequence genomic window:
- the LOC8073994 gene encoding COP9 signalosome complex subunit 8, whose amino-acid sequence MDLSAVQAALSDKSYSALAPLCDELLLQVAAKGAITDEWPYSVHLLAHLYINDLNSARFFWKSLPQEVKDTRPELAAVWRIGQCLWNRDYAGVNTAAQGFEWGPDLADFITAFLESYRQRIFKLLTSAYSTISVADVAHFMGMSEEDVTNYAVQNSWSLDAATGMLTVKKPKAQTNQKLDSSKLQRLTECVFHLEH is encoded by the exons ATGGATCTCTCCGCCGTCCAGGCCGCCCTCTCCGACAAGTCCTACTCCGCCCTCGCCCCCCTCTGCGACGAGCTCCTCCTCCAG GTCGCGGCCAAGGGAGCCATCACCGACGAATGGCCCTACTCCGTCCATCTCCTCGCCCACCTCTACATCAATGACCT GAACAGCGCGCGGTTCTTTTGGAAGTCGTTGCCGCAGGAGGTGAAGGACACGCGGCCAGAGCTCGCCGCGGTCTGGAGGATTGGTCAGTGCCTGTGGAACAGGGATTATGCTGGCGTCAACACGGCTGCACAGGGGTTCGAGTGGGGCCCTGACCTCGCTGATTTCATCACTGCCTTCCTAG AGAGCTACAGACAGAGGATATTCAAGCTGTTGACTTCTGCATATTCCACAATTAGCGTTGCTGATGTGGCTCATTTCATGGGGATGAGTGAGGAGGATGTTACAAACT ATGCTGTGCAAAACAGTTGGAGCTTGGATGCAGCGACTGGGATGCTTACTGTAAAAAAGCCAAAGGCTCAGACCAACCAGAAGCTTGACTCGAGCAAGCTGCAGCGTTTGACTGAGTGTGTTTTCCACCTTGAGCACTGA
- the LOC8077605 gene encoding ribonuclease P protein subunit p25-like protein encodes MDRYHRVEKPREEEAPIGANEIRITAQGRPRNYITYALALLQDNATDDIVIKAMGRAINKTVVIVELLKRRIAGLHQNTSIESINITDTWEPLEEGLVTLETVRHVSLITIKLSKKELDTSSPGYQPPIPADQVRPAAEFDQDAEAVPSGRGRGRGRRGRGRGRGRGFSNGGVDYHDEFGEPEEAPRGYGGRGRGRGGRGSFAPGRGYGGDNYAMEEAGGYDDGYNAPPMQGYEGGRGRGRGRGRGRGRGRGSQGQGPPQQ; translated from the exons ATGGATCGGTACCACAGGGTGGAGAAGCCGCGGGAGGAGGAGGCCCCTATCGGCGCCAACGAGATCCGCATCACGGCGCAGGGCCGGCCACGCAACTACATCACCTACGCGCTCGCCCTGCTCCAG GACAATGCAACAGATGACATTGTCATCAAGGCCATGGGAAGGGCGATCAACAAGACAGTTGTCATTGTGGAGCTTCTTAAG AGGAGGATTGCTGGTCTCCATCAGAATACCTCTATTGAATCCATTAACATAACTGACACTTGGGAGCCATTGGAAGAAGGCCTTGTCAC TCTTGAGACCGTTCGCCATGTGTCCTTGATCACTATTAAATTGTCAAAGAAGGAGCTGGATACATCATCCCCAGG TTACCAGCCACCCATACCAGCTGACCAGGTCAGGCCAGCAGCTGAGTTCGATCAGGATGCAG AGGCTGTACCAAGTGGTCGTGGAAGAGGACGTGGTCGTCGAGGCAGGGGCAGGGGAAGGGGAAGAG GGTTCAGCAATGGGGGAGTAGACTATCATGATGAGTTTGGTGAACCAGAGGAGGCTCCCCGTGGGTATGGTGGCAGAGGGAGGGGTCGTGGAGGGCGTGGATCTTTTGCACCTGGAAGGGGCTATGGTGGTGATAATTATGCGATGGAAGAAGCCGGTGGATATGATGATGGATACAATGCACCACCTATGCAAGGATATG AAGGTGGCAGAGGAAGGGGCAGAGGTCGGGGCCGTGGGCGTGGTCGTGGGCGTGGAAGCCAAGGCCAGGGACCTCCACAGCAGTAG